A window of the Streptomyces sp. Ag109_O5-10 genome harbors these coding sequences:
- a CDS encoding GNAT family N-acetyltransferase, with protein sequence MSLVRRATAEDAAEVLRLRQVMIDTLPGGDGSTEWHALARPALEERLGEPDGDFAAFVVGHPDRPGALAALVAGTVDYRIGKAGNPHGRSGYVFSVATDPDARRRGYARACMAELLAWFRERGAGQVMLTASAEAEPLYAALGFVHKPDPTMMLTL encoded by the coding sequence ATGAGTCTCGTACGCCGTGCCACGGCCGAGGACGCGGCGGAAGTGCTGCGGCTGCGCCAGGTGATGATCGACACGCTGCCCGGCGGGGACGGCTCCACAGAATGGCACGCCCTGGCGCGGCCGGCGCTGGAGGAGAGACTGGGCGAGCCGGACGGGGACTTCGCCGCGTTCGTCGTCGGCCATCCGGACCGGCCGGGGGCGCTGGCCGCGCTGGTCGCCGGGACCGTCGACTACCGGATCGGCAAGGCGGGCAACCCGCACGGCCGCTCCGGGTACGTCTTCAGCGTGGCGACCGACCCGGACGCCCGCCGGCGCGGGTACGCGCGCGCGTGCATGGCGGAGCTGCTGGCCTGGTTCCGTGAGCGGGGTGCGGGGCAGGTCATGCTGACCGCGTCCGCGGAGGCCGAGCCGCTCTACGCCGCGCTCGGCTTCGTCCACAAGCCGGACCCCACGATGATGCTGACGCTCTGA
- a CDS encoding MerR family transcriptional regulator has translation MTVMHTTTVAPTQQPDRAPADICSAPPRRHPRPEGEDRYTISEVVAFTGLTAHTLRWYERIGLMSSIDRSHTGQRRYSNRDLDWLDFVTKLRLTGMPVADMVRYAELVREGETTYPERRELLEQTRRDVVARIAELHDTLSVLDRKISFYETGGN, from the coding sequence ATGACGGTGATGCACACCACGACCGTGGCCCCCACCCAGCAGCCCGACCGCGCGCCCGCCGACATCTGTTCCGCCCCGCCCAGAAGGCATCCGCGGCCCGAGGGCGAGGACCGCTACACGATCAGCGAGGTCGTCGCCTTCACCGGACTGACCGCTCACACCCTGCGCTGGTACGAGCGGATCGGCCTGATGTCCAGCATCGACCGTTCCCACACCGGCCAGCGCCGCTACAGCAACCGCGACCTGGACTGGCTCGACTTCGTGACCAAGCTCCGCCTGACCGGCATGCCGGTGGCCGACATGGTCCGCTACGCGGAACTGGTGAGGGAGGGCGAGACGACCTACCCCGAGCGCCGCGAGCTCCTGGAGCAGACGAGAAGGGACGTCGTGGCCCGCATCGCCGAGCTGCACGACACCTTGTCGGTCCTGGACCGCAAGATCAGCTTCTACGAGACGGGCGGCAACTGA
- a CDS encoding DUF4429 domain-containing protein, with protein sequence MGDVLAGFHAAWEFESDSVLIRYERGIRTPKLFQSLGERRVPLAALEGVTLTPGKRGTVVLRAEPRPGADPLLEAAAGQLKDGSDPYRLVVPAERATLAEYYADELRPLLTQSGPADRFLVAAPEGPRQFKAYDGKASFDGSAVHFRWSWTGASTAKWKAGDQSFAVADLGGVEWRSPEAFEGHLRLLRRDRDLAGAGPTVPADQDPATVVFGLGYGPVHESLPFAAAVLEAVRAKGAAAVPTPAGRRDPADIAERIRHLGELHRAGLVTDEEFAAKKAELLAEL encoded by the coding sequence ATGGGTGACGTACTGGCCGGATTTCATGCCGCCTGGGAGTTCGAGTCCGACTCCGTGCTCATCCGCTACGAACGGGGGATTCGAACACCCAAGCTGTTCCAGAGCCTGGGCGAGCGCCGGGTGCCGCTGGCCGCGCTGGAGGGCGTGACGCTCACGCCCGGCAAGCGGGGCACGGTCGTGCTGAGGGCCGAGCCGCGGCCCGGTGCCGATCCGCTGCTGGAGGCGGCGGCCGGCCAGCTGAAGGACGGCAGCGACCCGTACCGCCTGGTGGTCCCGGCGGAGCGGGCGACCCTCGCCGAGTACTACGCCGACGAGCTGCGCCCGCTGCTCACGCAGTCCGGGCCGGCGGACAGGTTCCTGGTCGCCGCGCCCGAGGGGCCCCGGCAGTTCAAGGCGTACGACGGGAAGGCGAGCTTCGACGGCAGTGCCGTGCACTTCCGGTGGTCGTGGACGGGCGCGTCCACGGCGAAGTGGAAGGCCGGCGACCAGAGCTTCGCCGTCGCCGACCTCGGGGGTGTGGAGTGGCGCTCGCCCGAGGCCTTCGAGGGGCACCTGCGACTGCTGCGGCGGGACCGGGACCTCGCAGGGGCGGGGCCGACGGTCCCGGCCGACCAGGATCCGGCGACCGTGGTGTTCGGACTGGGATACGGGCCGGTGCACGAGTCGCTGCCGTTCGCGGCGGCGGTCCTGGAGGCGGTCCGGGCGAAGGGGGCCGCGGCGGTGCCGACGCCGGCCGGACGGCGGGACCCCGCCGACATCGCGGAGCGGATCCGTCACCTGGGGGAGCTGCATCGGGCGGGGCTGGTGACCGACGAGGAGTTCGCCGCCAAGAAGGCGGAGTTGTTGGCGGAGCTTTGA
- a CDS encoding alpha/beta hydrolase — protein sequence MTSFDTSPPLNVWRALLALAVVFVMLATTGWTALRTHRETTALQTSVAKWEHGSVHGLHLPDPEASPALLTRFFTSLTAQERDRLVHRYPLAVGNMNGAPVELRYHANDIALDQQRVVEKKRMHDARLSAAGQQDAGRRMHRYEALMAKGRQILAFDPDGGGRVAEVFGDLTKAERISVVVPGVDTDLLTFQKTYRPNTAPVGMAKALYGAERTASPSTRTAVIAWADYTAPDGLGVAAATGTAAEQGAVRLNALLRALPGGAPVSMFCHSYGSVVCGVAAHAMPDRVADIAVAASPGMRVENASHLGTSARVWAMRDATDWIQDVPYLELGGLGHGADPVSSAFGARVLSAHDAKGHAGYFEPGTDSLRNLADVGVGAYGAVTCAHDDDGCRAGLSGTSTAGRA from the coding sequence GTGACTTCCTTCGACACCTCCCCGCCCCTCAACGTCTGGCGCGCACTGCTTGCCCTGGCCGTCGTGTTCGTGATGCTCGCGACCACCGGCTGGACCGCCCTGCGCACGCACCGCGAGACCACCGCCCTGCAGACCTCCGTCGCCAAGTGGGAGCACGGCAGCGTCCACGGCCTGCACCTGCCGGACCCGGAGGCGTCGCCCGCGCTCCTCACCCGGTTCTTCACCTCGCTCACCGCGCAGGAGCGCGACCGGCTCGTGCACCGGTACCCGCTCGCCGTGGGCAACATGAACGGCGCCCCGGTCGAACTGCGTTACCACGCCAACGACATCGCCCTCGACCAGCAGCGCGTCGTCGAGAAGAAACGCATGCACGACGCACGGCTCAGCGCGGCCGGGCAACAGGACGCCGGCCGCCGCATGCACCGCTACGAGGCGCTGATGGCGAAGGGCCGGCAGATCCTCGCCTTCGACCCGGACGGCGGCGGCCGGGTCGCCGAGGTGTTCGGCGACCTCACGAAGGCCGAGCGGATCTCCGTCGTCGTCCCCGGCGTCGACACCGACCTGCTCACCTTCCAGAAGACGTACCGCCCGAACACCGCGCCGGTCGGCATGGCCAAGGCGCTGTACGGGGCGGAGCGCACGGCGAGCCCGTCGACCCGCACGGCCGTGATCGCCTGGGCCGACTACACCGCACCCGACGGTCTCGGCGTGGCCGCGGCGACCGGGACGGCCGCCGAGCAGGGCGCCGTACGACTCAACGCGCTGCTGCGCGCGCTGCCCGGGGGCGCGCCGGTGTCGATGTTCTGCCACAGCTACGGCTCGGTGGTCTGCGGGGTCGCCGCGCACGCCATGCCGGACCGGGTGGCCGACATAGCGGTGGCCGCGAGCCCCGGGATGCGCGTCGAGAACGCCTCCCACCTGGGCACCTCGGCACGGGTGTGGGCGATGCGGGACGCCACCGACTGGATCCAGGACGTCCCCTACCTGGAGCTCGGCGGACTCGGCCACGGCGCCGACCCCGTCTCCTCCGCCTTCGGCGCCCGGGTGCTGTCGGCGCACGACGCGAAGGGACACGCCGGCTACTTCGAGCCGGGCACGGACAGCCTGCGCAACCTCGCGGACGTCGGGGTCGGCGCATATGGCGCGGTGACCTGCGCCCACGACGATGACGGGTGCCGGGCGGGTTTGTCCGGCACGTCGACGGCCGGACGCGCGTAG
- a CDS encoding TetR family transcriptional regulator, whose amino-acid sequence METLRERKKQRTRDTLLRTALELFVAQGYEHTTVDEIVAAVDVSQRTFFRYFASKEDVAFFVPRLTEEHYVEAVRRRPPEEPPLEALRRSIMDGWDTIEEAIERYVPVELFLRTYKMIEATPALFAAHLRRQAEREEEIARIVAGREGVDPDTDPRPRLVVAVFGAVIRVTERHWSVGADFSITAIRELTASYLDQVGPALTGNWRAG is encoded by the coding sequence ATGGAAACGCTGCGCGAACGCAAGAAACAGCGCACCCGGGACACGCTGCTGCGGACCGCGCTCGAACTGTTCGTGGCCCAGGGCTACGAACACACCACCGTCGACGAGATCGTCGCGGCCGTCGACGTCTCGCAACGCACCTTCTTCCGTTACTTCGCCAGCAAGGAGGACGTGGCCTTCTTCGTGCCGCGGCTCACCGAGGAGCACTACGTCGAGGCGGTGCGCCGCCGTCCGCCCGAGGAGCCCCCGCTGGAGGCACTGCGCCGGTCGATCATGGACGGCTGGGACACCATCGAGGAGGCCATCGAGCGGTACGTGCCGGTCGAGCTGTTCCTGCGCACGTACAAGATGATCGAGGCGACCCCGGCCCTGTTCGCCGCCCATCTACGGCGCCAGGCGGAGAGGGAGGAGGAGATCGCGCGGATCGTCGCCGGGCGGGAGGGCGTCGACCCGGACACCGATCCCCGGCCCCGGCTCGTGGTCGCCGTGTTCGGCGCGGTCATCCGGGTCACCGAGCGGCACTGGTCGGTCGGCGCCGACTTCAGCATCACGGCGATCCGCGAACTCACCGCGTCGTACCTCGATCAGGTGGGACCGGCGCTCACCGGGAACTGGCGAGCGGGCTGA
- a CDS encoding MFS transporter, whose product MTSQTTIDTAGSGDKAPAALPEQPPVSGLRGHPWFTLITVAVGVMMVALDGTIVAIANPAIQKDLGATFAQVQWITNGYFLALAVSLITAGKLGDRFGHRQTFLIGVVGFAAASGAIGLSDSIGLVVTFRVFQGLFGALLMPAALGLLRATFPAEKLNMAIGIWGMVIGASTAGGPILGGVLVQHVSWQSVFFVNVPVGAVALVLGVVMLLDHRAENAPRSFDLLGIALLSGAMFCLVWALIKAPSWGWGDGKTWTFVAASVLGFALFSFWETRVKEPLIPLGLFRSVPLSAGVVLMVLMAIAFMGGLFFVTFYLQNVHGMDPVDAGLHLLPLTGMMIVGSPLAGAAITKLGPRIPLAGGMAATAIAMYGMSTLKADTGSALMSLWFALLGLGLAPVMVGATEVIVGNAPMELSGVAGGLQQAAMQIGGSLGTAVLGAVMASKVDSDLPGNWADAGLPKLTDAQLAQASEAVQVGVAPVAKGTPAEIAAKISGVAHDTFISGMSLASLVAAGVAAVAILVALFTKRGENADAGAGVGHI is encoded by the coding sequence ATGACTAGTCAGACCACGATCGACACGGCGGGGTCGGGGGACAAGGCGCCGGCGGCCCTGCCGGAGCAGCCGCCGGTCTCCGGCCTGCGCGGCCACCCCTGGTTCACCCTGATCACCGTCGCCGTCGGGGTCATGATGGTCGCCCTCGACGGCACCATCGTGGCCATCGCCAACCCCGCGATCCAGAAGGACCTCGGCGCCACCTTCGCCCAGGTGCAGTGGATCACCAACGGCTACTTCCTGGCCCTCGCGGTCTCCCTGATCACCGCGGGCAAGCTCGGCGACCGCTTCGGCCACCGGCAGACCTTCCTGATCGGCGTCGTCGGCTTCGCCGCGGCCTCCGGGGCCATCGGCCTCTCCGACAGCATCGGCCTGGTCGTCACCTTCCGCGTCTTCCAGGGCCTGTTCGGCGCGCTGCTGATGCCGGCCGCGCTCGGCCTGCTGCGGGCCACCTTCCCGGCCGAGAAGCTCAACATGGCGATCGGCATCTGGGGCATGGTCATCGGCGCCTCCACCGCCGGCGGCCCGATCCTCGGCGGTGTGCTGGTCCAGCACGTCAGCTGGCAGTCGGTGTTCTTCGTCAACGTGCCGGTCGGCGCCGTCGCCCTGGTCCTCGGCGTGGTCATGCTGCTCGACCACCGCGCGGAGAACGCGCCCCGCTCCTTCGACCTGCTCGGCATCGCCCTGCTCTCCGGCGCCATGTTCTGCCTGGTCTGGGCGCTCATCAAGGCGCCGAGCTGGGGCTGGGGCGACGGCAAGACGTGGACGTTCGTCGCCGCGTCGGTGCTGGGCTTCGCCCTCTTCTCCTTCTGGGAGACGCGGGTCAAGGAGCCGCTGATCCCGCTCGGCCTGTTCCGCTCGGTCCCGCTCTCCGCGGGCGTGGTCCTGATGGTCCTGATGGCCATCGCCTTCATGGGCGGCCTCTTCTTCGTGACGTTCTACCTCCAGAACGTGCACGGCATGGACCCGGTCGACGCGGGCCTCCACCTCCTCCCGCTCACCGGCATGATGATCGTCGGCTCCCCGCTGGCCGGCGCCGCGATCACCAAGCTCGGCCCGCGCATCCCGCTGGCCGGCGGCATGGCGGCCACCGCGATCGCCATGTACGGCATGTCCACACTGAAGGCGGACACCGGCAGCGCGCTCATGTCCCTCTGGTTCGCCCTGCTCGGCCTCGGCCTCGCGCCGGTCATGGTCGGCGCCACCGAGGTCATCGTGGGCAACGCGCCGATGGAGCTGTCCGGCGTGGCCGGCGGTCTCCAGCAGGCCGCGATGCAGATCGGCGGCAGCCTCGGTACGGCCGTGCTCGGCGCCGTGATGGCCTCCAAGGTCGACAGCGACCTGCCGGGCAACTGGGCCGACGCGGGCCTGCCGAAGCTGACCGACGCGCAGCTGGCGCAGGCCTCGGAAGCCGTCCAGGTCGGTGTCGCGCCGGTCGCCAAGGGCACGCCCGCGGAGATCGCCGCGAAGATCTCCGGCGTCGCCCACGACACGTTCATCTCCGGCATGAGCCTCGCCTCGCTCGTCGCGGCCGGGGTGGCGGCGGTCGCGATTCTGGTCGCGCTGTTCACCAAGCGCGGCGAGAACGCGGACGCGGGTGCGGGCGTCGGCCACATCTAG
- a CDS encoding small hydrophobic protein: MAGFGQRTRGYPRSRGRTGPRSGLDRDTLGIVGTICAIAGFFALGIVLGPAALVCGWFSMGRAWNPKSSVPALIAVVLGAIDTLLALLWLGGVSPL, from the coding sequence ATGGCAGGCTTCGGGCAACGAACCCGCGGGTACCCCCGTTCACGTGGCCGCACAGGTCCACGGAGCGGGCTGGACCGCGACACGCTGGGCATCGTCGGCACGATCTGTGCGATCGCCGGCTTCTTCGCGCTGGGGATCGTGCTGGGACCCGCGGCGCTGGTGTGCGGCTGGTTCTCGATGGGCCGGGCGTGGAACCCGAAGAGTTCCGTACCGGCGCTGATAGCGGTGGTGCTCGGCGCGATCGACACGCTGCTGGCACTGCTGTGGCTGGGCGGCGTCTCACCCCTGTAG
- a CDS encoding potassium channel family protein: MKEQPAQARWEQVTQRPLLALAVAFAVAYALPIVDGSAGHVLTTVCTAAEWVVWGSFAVDYLVRLALAPRRREFVRTHWTDLCAVVLPLLQPLRLLRLVATLTLVGRRARMASQIRLTTYVVGAVIGLLMFGSLAVLSVERDSPNGNIRTLGDALWWSFTTMTTVGYGDHAPTTGLGRMIAVGLMLSGIALLGVVTANIATWFIARFEKDDVEERRQTEAIALLTEEVRALRSEVTALRSPALAGCRCAHPCRPSGTAARS; the protein is encoded by the coding sequence ATGAAGGAACAGCCCGCCCAGGCCCGTTGGGAGCAGGTCACCCAACGGCCGTTGCTGGCGCTCGCGGTGGCCTTCGCCGTCGCCTACGCGCTGCCGATCGTGGACGGTTCCGCGGGGCATGTCCTCACCACCGTGTGCACGGCGGCGGAGTGGGTGGTGTGGGGCTCCTTCGCCGTGGACTACCTGGTCCGGCTCGCCCTCGCGCCGCGCCGCAGGGAGTTCGTGCGGACGCACTGGACAGACCTGTGCGCGGTGGTGCTGCCGCTGCTGCAGCCGCTGCGGCTGCTGCGGCTGGTCGCGACGCTGACGCTGGTGGGGCGGCGGGCCCGGATGGCCTCGCAGATCCGGCTGACGACGTACGTCGTCGGCGCGGTCATCGGCCTGCTCATGTTCGGCTCGCTGGCCGTGCTCTCGGTGGAACGCGACTCGCCGAACGGGAACATCCGGACGCTGGGTGACGCCCTGTGGTGGTCGTTCACGACGATGACGACGGTGGGGTACGGGGACCACGCGCCGACGACCGGGCTGGGCCGGATGATCGCGGTGGGCCTCATGCTCTCCGGGATCGCCCTGCTGGGCGTGGTGACCGCGAACATCGCGACCTGGTTCATCGCGCGGTTCGAGAAGGACGACGTGGAGGAGCGGCGCCAGACGGAGGCGATCGCTCTGCTGACCGAGGAGGTGCGGGCGCTCAGGTCCGAGGTGACGGCACTGCGCTCACCGGCACTGGCGGGCTGCCGCTGCGCCCACCCGTGCCGCCCCAGCGGCACGGCTGCCCGCAGCTAG
- the aceE gene encoding pyruvate dehydrogenase (acetyl-transferring), homodimeric type, with translation MASGSDRNPIIIGGLPSQVPDFDPEETQEWLDSLDAAVDERGRERARYLMLRLIERARERRVAVPEMRSTDYVNTIPTRAEPFFPGNEEIERRVLNATRWNAAVMVSRAQRPGIGVGGHIATFASSASLYDVGFNHFFRGKDDGLGGDQVFFQGHASPGIYARAFLLDRLSEAQLDGFRQEKSKYPDGLSSYPHPRSMPDFWEFPTVSMGLGPIGAIYQARMNRYMHARGIADTSKSRVWAFLGDGEMDEPESLGQLSIAAREGLDNLTFVVNCNLQRLDGPVRGNGKIIQELESVFRGAGWNVIKLVWDRTWDPLLAQDRDGVLVNKMNTTPDGQFQTYATESGAYIRDHFFGDDQRLRAMVEHMTDDQILHLGRGGHDHRKIYAAFKAATEHRGQPTVILAKTIKGWTLGPNFEGRNATHQMKKLTVADLKGFRDRLHLPISDKELESGLPPYYHPGRNSEEIQYMHDRRKGLGGYVPTRVVRSKPLALPDDKTYATVKKGTGQQSIATTMAFVRLLKDLMRDKEIGRRFVLIAPDEYRTFGMDSFFPSAKIYNPLGQQYEAVDRDLLLAYKESPTGQMLHDGISEAGCTASLIAAGSAYATHGEPLIPVYVFYSMFGFQRTGDQFWQMADQLSRGFVLGATAGRTTLTGEGLQHADGHSQLLASTNPGCVAYDPAYAYEIAHIVQDGLRRMYGGDAEHPHGEDVFYYLTVYNEPIQHPAEPADVDVEGILKGVHRISAGTAGTVPAQILASGVAVPWAVEAQKILAEDWNVKADVWSATSWNELRREAVACEEHNLLHPEEEQRVPWVTQKLSGAEGPFVAVSDWMRSVPDQIARWVPGTYQSLGADGFGFADTRGAARRFFHIDAQSIVVAVLTELAREGKLDRSVLKQAIDRYQLLDVTAAHPGAAGGDA, from the coding sequence GTGGCTTCCGGATCCGATCGCAACCCGATCATCATTGGCGGCCTTCCGAGTCAGGTTCCTGACTTCGACCCCGAGGAAACCCAGGAGTGGCTCGACTCCCTCGACGCCGCCGTGGACGAGCGCGGCCGGGAACGGGCCCGTTATCTGATGCTCCGCCTGATCGAGCGCGCCCGCGAGCGGCGCGTCGCGGTGCCGGAGATGCGCAGCACGGACTACGTCAACACGATCCCGACCCGGGCCGAGCCGTTCTTCCCGGGCAACGAGGAGATCGAGCGCAGGGTCCTGAACGCGACCCGCTGGAACGCCGCGGTGATGGTCTCCCGCGCCCAGCGTCCGGGCATCGGCGTCGGCGGCCACATCGCCACCTTCGCCTCCTCGGCCTCCCTCTACGACGTCGGCTTCAACCACTTCTTCCGCGGCAAGGACGACGGCCTCGGCGGCGACCAGGTCTTCTTCCAGGGGCACGCCTCCCCCGGCATCTACGCGCGCGCGTTCCTGCTCGACCGGCTCAGCGAGGCCCAGCTGGACGGCTTCCGCCAGGAGAAGTCGAAGTACCCGGACGGCCTCTCCAGCTACCCGCACCCGCGCTCGATGCCGGACTTCTGGGAGTTCCCGACCGTCTCGATGGGCCTCGGCCCGATCGGCGCGATCTACCAGGCGCGGATGAACCGCTACATGCACGCGCGCGGGATCGCCGACACCTCGAAGTCGCGCGTGTGGGCGTTCCTCGGCGACGGCGAGATGGACGAGCCGGAGTCGCTCGGCCAGCTCTCCATCGCCGCCCGCGAGGGCCTGGACAACCTGACCTTCGTCGTCAACTGCAACCTGCAGCGGCTCGACGGCCCGGTACGCGGCAACGGCAAGATCATCCAGGAGCTGGAGTCGGTCTTCCGGGGCGCCGGCTGGAACGTGATCAAGTTGGTCTGGGACCGCACCTGGGACCCGCTGCTCGCCCAGGACCGCGACGGCGTGCTGGTCAACAAGATGAACACGACCCCGGACGGCCAGTTCCAGACCTACGCCACCGAGTCCGGCGCGTACATCCGCGACCACTTCTTCGGCGACGACCAGCGGCTGCGCGCCATGGTCGAGCACATGACCGACGACCAGATCCTGCACCTGGGCCGCGGCGGCCACGACCACCGCAAGATCTACGCGGCGTTCAAGGCGGCCACCGAGCACCGGGGCCAGCCGACGGTCATCCTGGCCAAGACGATCAAGGGCTGGACGCTCGGCCCGAACTTCGAGGGCCGCAACGCCACGCACCAGATGAAGAAGCTGACGGTCGCCGACCTCAAGGGCTTCCGGGACCGCCTGCACCTGCCGATCTCCGACAAGGAGCTGGAGTCCGGCCTGCCGCCGTACTACCACCCGGGCCGGAACTCGGAGGAGATCCAGTACATGCACGACCGGCGCAAGGGCCTCGGCGGCTACGTCCCGACCCGCGTCGTACGGTCCAAGCCCCTCGCCCTGCCGGACGACAAGACGTACGCGACCGTGAAGAAGGGCACCGGCCAGCAGTCCATCGCCACGACGATGGCGTTCGTACGACTGCTCAAGGACCTCATGCGGGACAAGGAGATCGGCCGCCGCTTCGTGCTGATCGCGCCGGACGAGTACCGCACCTTCGGCATGGACTCCTTCTTCCCGAGTGCGAAGATCTACAACCCGCTCGGCCAGCAGTACGAGGCGGTCGACCGCGACCTGCTGCTCGCCTACAAGGAGTCCCCGACCGGCCAGATGCTGCACGACGGCATCTCGGAGGCCGGCTGCACGGCCTCCCTGATCGCGGCCGGCTCGGCCTACGCCACGCACGGCGAGCCGCTCATCCCGGTCTACGTCTTCTACTCGATGTTCGGTTTCCAGCGCACCGGCGACCAGTTCTGGCAGATGGCCGACCAGCTGTCGCGCGGTTTCGTCCTGGGCGCGACCGCCGGCCGTACGACCCTGACCGGTGAGGGCCTCCAGCACGCGGACGGCCACTCCCAGCTGCTGGCCTCGACGAACCCGGGCTGCGTGGCCTACGACCCGGCGTACGCGTACGAGATCGCGCACATCGTCCAGGACGGCCTGCGCCGCATGTACGGCGGCGACGCCGAACACCCGCACGGCGAGGACGTCTTCTACTACCTGACCGTCTACAACGAGCCGATCCAGCACCCGGCCGAGCCGGCCGACGTGGACGTCGAGGGCATCCTCAAGGGCGTCCACCGGATCAGCGCGGGCACGGCGGGCACCGTCCCGGCGCAGATCCTGGCGTCCGGCGTGGCGGTCCCGTGGGCGGTCGAGGCGCAGAAGATCCTCGCCGAGGACTGGAACGTCAAGGCCGACGTCTGGTCGGCGACCTCCTGGAACGAGCTGCGGCGCGAGGCCGTGGCGTGCGAGGAGCACAACCTGCTCCATCCGGAGGAGGAGCAGCGGGTGCCGTGGGTGACGCAGAAGCTGAGCGGCGCCGAGGGTCCGTTCGTGGCCGTGTCCGACTGGATGCGGTCGGTTCCGGACCAGATCGCGCGCTGGGTGCCGGGCACGTACCAGTCGCTGGGCGCCGACGGGTTCGGCTTCGCCGACACGCGGGGCGCGGCACGCCGGTTCTTCCACATCGACGCGCAGTCGATCGTGGTCGCGGTGCTGACCGAGCTGGCCCGCGAGGGGAAGCTCGACCGCTCGGTGCTCAAGCAGGCCATCGACCGGTACCAGCTGCTGGACGTCACCGCGGCACACCCGGGGGCTGCGGGCGGCGACGCGTAG
- a CDS encoding DUF3052 domain-containing protein, translated as MSATADHAEERTTPAVRLGFQPDQVVQEIGYDDDVDQELRESIEETIGNELMDEDYDDVADAVVLWFREDDGDLTDALVDALGFLEEGGSILLLTPKTGRDGYVEPSDIGEAVTTAGLSQTKSVSVGKDWNGSRLNTPKAAAKKR; from the coding sequence GTGAGCGCGACCGCGGACCACGCGGAGGAGCGGACCACCCCTGCCGTCAGGCTGGGGTTCCAGCCAGACCAGGTGGTCCAGGAGATCGGCTACGACGACGACGTCGACCAGGAGCTCCGCGAGTCCATCGAAGAGACCATCGGCAACGAGCTGATGGACGAGGACTACGACGACGTGGCAGACGCCGTGGTGCTCTGGTTCCGTGAGGATGACGGCGACCTGACGGACGCGCTGGTCGACGCCCTCGGCTTCCTCGAAGAAGGTGGCTCGATCCTGCTGCTGACGCCGAAGACCGGCCGCGACGGCTACGTCGAGCCGAGCGACATCGGCGAGGCGGTCACGACCGCCGGCCTCTCGCAGACCAAGAGCGTCAGCGTGGGCAAGGACTGGAACGGGAGCCGGCTGAACACGCCGAAGGCCGCCGCCAAGAAGCGCTGA
- a CDS encoding peroxiredoxin, with product MAIQVGDKAPDFELKDNHGRAVKLSDFRGEKNVVLLFYPFAFTGVCTGELCELRDNLPQFEDRDTQLLAVSNDSIHTLRVFAEQEGLEYPLLSDFWPHGETSRAYGVFDEGKGCAVRGTFVIDKEGVVRWTVVNGLPDARDLNEYVTALDAL from the coding sequence ATGGCGATCCAGGTCGGCGACAAGGCGCCCGACTTCGAGCTCAAGGACAACCACGGCCGGGCCGTGAAGCTGTCCGACTTCCGCGGCGAGAAGAACGTGGTGCTGCTCTTCTATCCGTTCGCCTTCACGGGCGTGTGCACCGGCGAACTGTGCGAGCTGCGGGACAACCTGCCGCAGTTCGAGGACCGCGACACCCAGCTGCTCGCGGTCTCCAACGACTCCATCCACACCCTGCGCGTCTTCGCCGAGCAGGAGGGTCTGGAGTACCCGCTGCTGAGCGACTTCTGGCCGCACGGCGAGACCTCCCGCGCCTACGGCGTCTTCGACGAGGGCAAGGGCTGCGCCGTCCGCGGCACCTTCGTCATCGACAAGGAGGGCGTCGTGCGCTGGACCGTGGTCAACGGCCTGCCGGACGCCCGGGACCTGAACGAGTACGTGACGGCGCTCGACGCGCTGTGA
- a CDS encoding TerD family protein: MGVSLSKGGNVSLTKEAPGLTAVLVGLGWDVRTTTGTDFDLDASALLLNSAGKVASDQNFVFFNNLKSPDGSVEHTGDNLTGEGEGDDEVIKVNLATVPADVDKIVFPVSIYDADNRQQSFGQVRNAFIRVVNQAGGAEIARYDLSEDASTETAMVFGELYRNGAEWKFRAIGQGYASGLRGIAQDFGVNV; encoded by the coding sequence GTGGGAGTCAGCCTCAGCAAGGGCGGCAACGTATCGCTGACGAAGGAGGCCCCCGGCCTGACCGCGGTCCTCGTCGGTCTGGGCTGGGACGTCCGGACCACCACCGGCACCGACTTCGACCTGGACGCCAGCGCACTCCTGCTGAACTCGGCGGGCAAGGTCGCCAGCGACCAGAACTTCGTCTTCTTCAACAACCTCAAGAGCCCCGACGGCTCGGTCGAGCACACCGGTGACAACCTCACCGGTGAGGGCGAGGGCGACGACGAGGTGATCAAGGTCAACCTGGCCACGGTCCCCGCCGACGTCGACAAGATCGTCTTCCCGGTGTCGATCTACGACGCCGACAACCGCCAGCAGTCCTTCGGTCAGGTCCGCAACGCGTTCATCCGCGTGGTCAACCAGGCCGGCGGCGCCGAGATCGCCCGCTACGACCTGTCCGAGGACGCCTCGACCGAGACCGCGATGGTCTTCGGCGAGCTGTACCGCAACGGCGCCGAGTGGAAGTTCCGCGCGATCGGCCAGGGCTACGCCTCCGGCCTGCGTGGCATCGCCCAGGACTTCGGCGTCAACGTCTGA